One Salvelinus fontinalis isolate EN_2023a chromosome 27, ASM2944872v1, whole genome shotgun sequence genomic region harbors:
- the LOC129824811 gene encoding uncharacterized protein LOC129824811 isoform X2, with translation MLSSDDKMFSLVMQFRLPGNHMNEDPVYRVGKTCSYTPWTSREILCDRNYMEVSVRRTLPDIQTVPEQPTGGPKARSGNFRRGAEVSVRRTLPDIQTVPEQPTGGPKARSGNFRRGAEAVAAGYKMTAVVFSPSKKVMSVDEVQRKGYAIANTPTRLVLRSPHNAEETYLQNVAGVPMRVLSTSTFFEQKWLVTRVDATAVCPTPGAVAFTPEVITWYMPKHIDPLFSSDAFTMLEVYMGIDAKRLDTEEMAARNYSVLVTEAHIIVEIPVGAVGGYFKSHIQDDQYFVTYTIEPMLELLWIEEVAHEDTRYKVLFPITTPPMARPPQVRNYTPLDTVPEQAVFVLQLGTFNLDVELLNINFPTMVLTVAECNARGFNVQEQRSLDNTLKSFRMEVPFSDPVVFKERRAEQGVTTFTLQLIYGLVVFPEYAPFSHSAVVDAVLLDIVPPSVTGNCDQENFHITVDYRNQEPFFVVLVGKRLLNHELAQQYLTEGDADFTITLPFSSPDAVFESVHPSSVRSRLDVALLNPYNNMTIKHFSLACSFLKTLTECFSNGTMTALAVKVESAPSLNPGQLTLSDPACGPTYSDDRFAYFHFTVNSCGTTRKFINNVMLYENEISLPDELEVKLNGTTSSEEEYQLKVSCYYVVNITRTLAFLTRPRDNERFAETGTGRQMVRMRLAQDASYNTFHQEEDYPVVRYLRQPLHFEVELTRSSDPKVALVLDHCWATPNEDRDSRPRWNLIINGCENPEDPYRVVFHPVVADARVHFPPHVKRFEVYMFSFVEDAVEPSGQVFVHCDVVICDASSPSGGPCSGQCVNQDNSKRGQRHVRDLFEERHLYVSSGYILWV, from the exons ATGCTGTCTTCA GACGATAAGATGTTCAGCTTGGTCATGCAGTTCAGGCTGCCAGGAAACCACATGAATGAAGACCCTGTGTATAGAGTGGGCAAAACCTGTAGCTACACCCCCTGGACCTCCCGAGAGATTCTGTGCGACCGCAACTACATGGAG GTGTCTGTCAGAAGGACTCTTCCAGACATCCAAACCGTCCCTGAACAGCCCACTGGAGGCCCGAAAGCAAGGAGCGGCAACTTCCGGAGAGGAGCTGAG GTGTCTGTCAGAAGGACTCTTCCAGACATCCAAACCGTCCCTGAACAGCCCACTGGAGGCCCGAAAGCAAGGAGCGGCAACTTCCGGAGAGGAGCTGAG gctgttgctgcaggatacaAAATGACAGCAGTCGTCTTTAGTCCTAGCAAGAAGGTCATGAGTGTGGATGAGGTCCAAAGAAAGGGCTATGCAATAGCCAACACTCCCACACGGCTGGTGTTAAGAAGCCCTCATAATGCAGAGGAGACATACCTCCAGAAT GTAGCTGGGGTTCCGATGCGGGTGCTCTCAACCTCAACCTTCTTTGAGCAGAAGTGGCTGGTTACTCGAGTAGATGCCACGGCTGTTTGTCCAACACCAG GGGCAGTGGCCTTTACTCCAGAAGTGATCACCTGGTACATGCCCAAGCACATAGACCCACTTTTCTCCTCTGATGCCTTCACCATGTTGGAGGTGTACATGGGAATTGACGCTAAGAGGCTGGACACTGAGGAAATGGCTGCCAGAAACTACTCGGTTTTAGTCACAGAGGCTCATATTATTGTTGAAATTCCGGTGGGGGCGGTTGGCGGCTATTTCAAG AGCCATATTCAGGATGACCAGTACTTTGTCACTTACACCATTGAGCCCATGCTTGAGTTGCTGTGGATTGAGGAGGTCGCACACGAGGACACACGCTACAAAGTCCTCTTCCCTATCACAACACCTCCGATGGCCAGGCCTCCACAAGTTCGCAACT ACACGCCCTTAGACACAGTTCCTGAGCAGGCAGTGTTTGTGCTTCAGTTGGGGACTTTCAACCTTGATGTGGAGCTGCTGAACATCAACTTTCCCACCATGGTGCTAACTGTTGCAGAGTGCAACGCCAGAGGCTTCAATGTTCAGGAGCAGAGATCCCTGGACAACACCTTGAAGAGCTTCAGGATGGAGGTGCCCTTCTCAGACCCGGTGGTCTTTAAGGAG AGAAGGGCGGAACAAGGTGTCACAACCTTCACTCTTCAGCTGATCTACGGCCTGGTCGTCTTTCCAGAGTACGCTCCTTTCTCTCACTCTGCCGTTGTGGACGCTGTACTGCTGGACATTG TGCCACCCTCAGTCACTGGCAACTGTGATCAGGAGAACTTTCACATcactgtggactacaggaaccAAGAGCCCTTTTTCGTGGTCTTGGTTGGCAAGCGGCTGCTTAACCATGAGCTTgctcaacagtatttaacagagGGCGACGCAGACTTCACCATCACGTTACCCTTCTCTTCGCCGGACGCAGTGTTTGAG TCGGTTCACCCGTCCTCTGTCAGGAGCAGGCTGGATGTGGCTCTGTTGAATCCTTACAACAACATGACCATCAAACACTTTTCCCTGGCTTGCAGCTTCCTCAAAACGCTGACTG AGTGTTTCTCTAACGGAACGATGACTGCGCTGGCGGTCAAGGTGGAGTCTGCTCCCAGTCTGAACCCCGGTCAGCTGACCCTGAGCGACCCCGCCTGTGGTCCCACCTACAGCGACGATCGCTTCGCCTACTTCCACTTCACTGTCAACTCCTGTGGCACCACCAGGAAG TTTATCAACAATGTCATGCTGTATGAGAACGAAATCTCCTTGCCAGATGAACTTGAGGTGAAGCTGAATGGCACGACGTCTTCAGAGGAGGAATATCA GTTAAAGGTTTCCTGCTACTATGTGGTCAACATCACTCGCACATTGGCCTTCCTCACCAGGCCGCGTGACAACGAGCGCTTTGCCGAGACTGGGACAGGTCGACAAATGGTCAGAATGAGACTCGCTCAGG ACGCCTCGTATAACACGTTCCACCAGGAGGAGGACTATCCAGTGGTGAGGTACCTGAGACAGCCTCTGCACTTTGAGGTGGAGCTGACCAGGTCCTCTGACCCCAAGGTAGCGCTGGTGCTTGACCACTGCTGGGCCACCCCCAACGAGGACCGTGACTCCCGACCCCGGTGGAATCTCATCATTAATGG TTGTGAGAACCCGGAGGATCCGTACCGTGTAGTCTTCCACCCGGTGGTAGCTGACGCCAGGGTCCACTTCCCCCCTCACGTCAAACGCTTTGAGGTCTATATGTTTTCCTTCGTCGAGGATGCGGTTGAGCCGAGTGGCCAG GTCTTTGTCCATTGTGATGTGGTCATCTGTGACGCCAGTAGTCCCTCTGGCGGCCCCTGTAGTGGACAATGTGTGAATCAAGACAACTCGAAAAGAG gtCAACGACATGTCAGAGACCTCTTTGAGGAGCGTCATTTGTATGTTTCTTCTGGATACATTCTTTGGGTGTAA
- the LOC129824816 gene encoding zinc finger CCHC domain-containing protein 3-like, which yields MRVLTVHMFNPWVTEETLVCYLSRYVTILPGVRNIKDALGIWTGKRQFRVLLKEDESGHGGYRHPPASFSIGADRGYLMYAGQPHFCRKCSTYGHLADACTQTRCRNCGTLGHIMSDCTVPKRCSLCNSENHLFRHCPKAAPSYARAVSGKRADEGESMELRAIEEVVDELVMERELRESEESGSETPSSSHEESGETDRSWNNQVEEEKGEPTAPSAPESWTTGFSHTQRQMAGTGKALIKSAWVCISRDKTHTHIPKDGGLTTHTQNLLFS from the exons ATGAGGGTGCTAACGGTGCACATGTTCAACCCATGGGTCACTGAAGAAACTCTAGTGTGCTACCTCAGCCGGTACGTGACCATATTGCCAGGAGTGAGAAACATCAAGGACGCCCTTGGCATCTGGACAGGGAAGAGGCAGTTTCGTGTACTGCTAAAGGAGGACGAGAGCGGCCATGGTGGCTACCGCCATCCTCCCGCTTCCTTTTCCATCGGTGCAGACAGGGGCTACCTCATGTATGCTGGTCAGCCTCATTTCTGCAGGAAGTGTAGCACGTACGGGCACCTCGCCGATGCCTGCACCCAGACAAGGTGCAGAAACTGTGGGACTCTAGGCCATATAATGAGTGATTGCACCGTGCCCAAGCGCTGCAGTCTGTGTAACTCAGAGAACCACCTATTCCGTCACTGCCCGAAGGCAGCCCCCTCTTACGCCAGAGCGGTGAGCGGGAAAAGAGCAGATGAGGGAGAAAGCATGGAACTACGCGCTATTGAGGAGGTTGTGGATGagctggtgatggagagagaactgCGAGAGTCTGAGGAGAGCGGGAGTGAGACGCCATCATCATCTCACGAGGAAAGCGGAGAGACCGACAGGAGTTGGAACAAccaagtggaggaggagaagggagagcccACTGCGCCCTCGGCTCCGGAGAGCTGGACaacg GGTTTCTCACACACCCAAAGACAGATGGCTGGCACAGGAAAGGCCTTGATCAAGAGTGCTTGGGTCTGCATTTCACgagataagacacacacacacatacccaaggacggagggctgactacgcacacacaaaatctcctgtttagctga
- the LOC129824814 gene encoding uncharacterized protein LOC129824814: protein MTICSILYLQIITAAEVAVQREEILQASGLISSQREGILQTDSVPVQREWILSAASILRTSGLIPVKREGTLQTASVPVQREGVLSAASITAQREEILRASGLIPEEREDILLTDSVSAQREGILPTTTVTVRKEKILRASGLINAQKELILLKASVPAHREWIVPKASVPAEREEIFLTTTLKSGHNHPQPPPIIPMVAPLWKWDGGACTPPVDFYSKRRDVQLRYVEHLAMMSITKPEHSEANPQCQTGSRPVAEPETPAVHNNSGGWLSWVFGSGRVNKEEVHLPEDKDRSIVSDPTLHRWVNKTEPKAEVHT, encoded by the exons ATGACTATATGCTCTATATTATACCTGCAGATCATCACAGCAGCCGAAGTTGCGgtgcagagggaggagatccttcaagcatcaggcctcatctcgtcacagagggaggggatcctccaaacagaCAGTGTCCCTGTACAGAGGGAGTGGATTCTCTCAGCAGCTAGCATCCTCCGAacatcaggcctcatccctgtAAAGAGGGAGGGtaccctccaaacagccagtgtccctgtacagagggagggggttctctcagcagctagcatcactgcgcagagggaggagatcctccgAGCGTCAGGCCTCATCCCTGAAGAGAGGGAGGACATCCTCCTCACAGACAGTGtctctgcacagagggaggggattcttCCAACAACTACTGTCACTGTGCGAAAGGAGAAGATCCTcagagcatcaggcctcatcAATGCACAAAAGGAGTTGATCCTCCTGAAGGCCAGCGTCCCTGCACACAGGGAGTGGATCGTCCCAAAGGCTAGTGtccctgcagagagggaggagatcttCCTCACAACCACTCTGAAGAGTGGACACAATCATCCACAACCACCTCCCATCATCCCCATGGTGGCACCACTGTGGAAATGGGATGGTGGAGCATGTACTCCACCTGTGGATTTCTATTCCAAGAGAAGAG ATGTCCAACTTAGATATGTTGAGCATCTTGCTATGATGTCCATCACCAAGCCGGAACACTCCGAGGCCAACCCTCAGTGCCAGACTGGCAGCCGGCCGGTGGCTGAGCCCGAGACCCCTGCCGTTCACAATAACAGTGGAGGCTGGCTCAGCTGGGTCTTTGGGAGTGGAAGAGTTAATAAGGAGGAGGTTCATCTACCTGAGGACAAAGACAGATCT ATTGTCTCGGATCCAACTCTGCACAGATGGGTTAACAAAACTGAGCCCAAGGCTGAGGTACACACTTAA
- the LOC129824811 gene encoding uncharacterized protein LOC129824811 isoform X1 — translation MMGPTQSLQAMGLDCFLDSSLACSLLHTLTSWHQWLCHLKLYPTEDDKMFSLVMQFRLPGNHMNEDPVYRVGKTCSYTPWTSREILCDRNYMEVSVRRTLPDIQTVPEQPTGGPKARSGNFRRGAEVSVRRTLPDIQTVPEQPTGGPKARSGNFRRGAEAVAAGYKMTAVVFSPSKKVMSVDEVQRKGYAIANTPTRLVLRSPHNAEETYLQNVAGVPMRVLSTSTFFEQKWLVTRVDATAVCPTPGAVAFTPEVITWYMPKHIDPLFSSDAFTMLEVYMGIDAKRLDTEEMAARNYSVLVTEAHIIVEIPVGAVGGYFKSHIQDDQYFVTYTIEPMLELLWIEEVAHEDTRYKVLFPITTPPMARPPQVRNYTPLDTVPEQAVFVLQLGTFNLDVELLNINFPTMVLTVAECNARGFNVQEQRSLDNTLKSFRMEVPFSDPVVFKERRAEQGVTTFTLQLIYGLVVFPEYAPFSHSAVVDAVLLDIVPPSVTGNCDQENFHITVDYRNQEPFFVVLVGKRLLNHELAQQYLTEGDADFTITLPFSSPDAVFESVHPSSVRSRLDVALLNPYNNMTIKHFSLACSFLKTLTECFSNGTMTALAVKVESAPSLNPGQLTLSDPACGPTYSDDRFAYFHFTVNSCGTTRKFINNVMLYENEISLPDELEVKLNGTTSSEEEYQLKVSCYYVVNITRTLAFLTRPRDNERFAETGTGRQMVRMRLAQDASYNTFHQEEDYPVVRYLRQPLHFEVELTRSSDPKVALVLDHCWATPNEDRDSRPRWNLIINGCENPEDPYRVVFHPVVADARVHFPPHVKRFEVYMFSFVEDAVEPSGQVFVHCDVVICDASSPSGGPCSGQCVNQDNSKRGQRHVRDLFEERHLYVSSGYILWV, via the exons ATGATGGGACCAACTCAAAGCCTCCAAGCCATGGGCCTGGACTGCTTCCTAGACAGCTCTCTGGCTTGCTCCCTCCTTCACACTTTGACCTCATGGCACCAATGGTTGTGCCACCTGAAACTCTACCCTACTGAG GACGATAAGATGTTCAGCTTGGTCATGCAGTTCAGGCTGCCAGGAAACCACATGAATGAAGACCCTGTGTATAGAGTGGGCAAAACCTGTAGCTACACCCCCTGGACCTCCCGAGAGATTCTGTGCGACCGCAACTACATGGAG GTGTCTGTCAGAAGGACTCTTCCAGACATCCAAACCGTCCCTGAACAGCCCACTGGAGGCCCGAAAGCAAGGAGCGGCAACTTCCGGAGAGGAGCTGAG GTGTCTGTCAGAAGGACTCTTCCAGACATCCAAACCGTCCCTGAACAGCCCACTGGAGGCCCGAAAGCAAGGAGCGGCAACTTCCGGAGAGGAGCTGAG gctgttgctgcaggatacaAAATGACAGCAGTCGTCTTTAGTCCTAGCAAGAAGGTCATGAGTGTGGATGAGGTCCAAAGAAAGGGCTATGCAATAGCCAACACTCCCACACGGCTGGTGTTAAGAAGCCCTCATAATGCAGAGGAGACATACCTCCAGAAT GTAGCTGGGGTTCCGATGCGGGTGCTCTCAACCTCAACCTTCTTTGAGCAGAAGTGGCTGGTTACTCGAGTAGATGCCACGGCTGTTTGTCCAACACCAG GGGCAGTGGCCTTTACTCCAGAAGTGATCACCTGGTACATGCCCAAGCACATAGACCCACTTTTCTCCTCTGATGCCTTCACCATGTTGGAGGTGTACATGGGAATTGACGCTAAGAGGCTGGACACTGAGGAAATGGCTGCCAGAAACTACTCGGTTTTAGTCACAGAGGCTCATATTATTGTTGAAATTCCGGTGGGGGCGGTTGGCGGCTATTTCAAG AGCCATATTCAGGATGACCAGTACTTTGTCACTTACACCATTGAGCCCATGCTTGAGTTGCTGTGGATTGAGGAGGTCGCACACGAGGACACACGCTACAAAGTCCTCTTCCCTATCACAACACCTCCGATGGCCAGGCCTCCACAAGTTCGCAACT ACACGCCCTTAGACACAGTTCCTGAGCAGGCAGTGTTTGTGCTTCAGTTGGGGACTTTCAACCTTGATGTGGAGCTGCTGAACATCAACTTTCCCACCATGGTGCTAACTGTTGCAGAGTGCAACGCCAGAGGCTTCAATGTTCAGGAGCAGAGATCCCTGGACAACACCTTGAAGAGCTTCAGGATGGAGGTGCCCTTCTCAGACCCGGTGGTCTTTAAGGAG AGAAGGGCGGAACAAGGTGTCACAACCTTCACTCTTCAGCTGATCTACGGCCTGGTCGTCTTTCCAGAGTACGCTCCTTTCTCTCACTCTGCCGTTGTGGACGCTGTACTGCTGGACATTG TGCCACCCTCAGTCACTGGCAACTGTGATCAGGAGAACTTTCACATcactgtggactacaggaaccAAGAGCCCTTTTTCGTGGTCTTGGTTGGCAAGCGGCTGCTTAACCATGAGCTTgctcaacagtatttaacagagGGCGACGCAGACTTCACCATCACGTTACCCTTCTCTTCGCCGGACGCAGTGTTTGAG TCGGTTCACCCGTCCTCTGTCAGGAGCAGGCTGGATGTGGCTCTGTTGAATCCTTACAACAACATGACCATCAAACACTTTTCCCTGGCTTGCAGCTTCCTCAAAACGCTGACTG AGTGTTTCTCTAACGGAACGATGACTGCGCTGGCGGTCAAGGTGGAGTCTGCTCCCAGTCTGAACCCCGGTCAGCTGACCCTGAGCGACCCCGCCTGTGGTCCCACCTACAGCGACGATCGCTTCGCCTACTTCCACTTCACTGTCAACTCCTGTGGCACCACCAGGAAG TTTATCAACAATGTCATGCTGTATGAGAACGAAATCTCCTTGCCAGATGAACTTGAGGTGAAGCTGAATGGCACGACGTCTTCAGAGGAGGAATATCA GTTAAAGGTTTCCTGCTACTATGTGGTCAACATCACTCGCACATTGGCCTTCCTCACCAGGCCGCGTGACAACGAGCGCTTTGCCGAGACTGGGACAGGTCGACAAATGGTCAGAATGAGACTCGCTCAGG ACGCCTCGTATAACACGTTCCACCAGGAGGAGGACTATCCAGTGGTGAGGTACCTGAGACAGCCTCTGCACTTTGAGGTGGAGCTGACCAGGTCCTCTGACCCCAAGGTAGCGCTGGTGCTTGACCACTGCTGGGCCACCCCCAACGAGGACCGTGACTCCCGACCCCGGTGGAATCTCATCATTAATGG TTGTGAGAACCCGGAGGATCCGTACCGTGTAGTCTTCCACCCGGTGGTAGCTGACGCCAGGGTCCACTTCCCCCCTCACGTCAAACGCTTTGAGGTCTATATGTTTTCCTTCGTCGAGGATGCGGTTGAGCCGAGTGGCCAG GTCTTTGTCCATTGTGATGTGGTCATCTGTGACGCCAGTAGTCCCTCTGGCGGCCCCTGTAGTGGACAATGTGTGAATCAAGACAACTCGAAAAGAG gtCAACGACATGTCAGAGACCTCTTTGAGGAGCGTCATTTGTATGTTTCTTCTGGATACATTCTTTGGGTGTAA